ACGATTCAAAAAATGCAAACGGCTTTTTCCGGTTGGGGCTGATCAAAGTGAATTCAGAAATCAGCTGATCTTTTTCAGTAAAGTCCACGCGCCATTCAAATTCGCGAGTCATGTCAAAATCGATAAAGCGAACTGGCAGTGATTTTTGCGAGTTTTTACCCTGGATATAGACTTCCAACTGACCTTGATTAAGTTTGGTCGCGACGTTAGCCAGAACCACCTGCATGATCTCTTCGACTTCACGCAAAGCCTGACTGATAAACAAATTATCCCGCTGCAGAGTCAAAGGCCACTTATCAAATACTGAATCCGGCTTGCGCGGTTGTGGCAGCAGATCTTTTGGCACATTTTTATACAATGGATGGCGTAGGATATCCCGGCCTGAAATCTGCACACCATTGCTGAAGTTATAACGAATCATGCCGGCAATACGATTTTGTTCGTTCACTTCGTTAAAAAAGTTCTCTGAATACGCTGTCAGCTTGCGACGAAAAACATCCGGCAGATTCCACAGAGTCGGTGCCAGGCTTTCCTGTTCTTTGCTGACATCAAGAAGTCGATGAGGTTCAGAAACTTCATTCAACAGTGATGTCAAAGTTTCGCCACGCAATACCGGTGCTTCTTCGACGTATAAAGTGATAGATTGCAAAAAACCAGTGGTCTCTGCCTGACCTGACAACCCCTGCTGCCTGTGTTGACGTGGACCACGCAATTCTTCAGAAAGCTTTTCAATGCGTGGATCTGCAGGCACACCCTCTTCCAGAGTTAACGCCTGCCACAAAACAACGTATGAAGCCCATTGATGCGAACACGTGATCTTGGTATCACCGCGTGTTCCGCAATTATCGCAACGAAAATCCAAAACGCCGGAGGTTTCATCCTGAAGGACTTTGACTGAACACTTCACGTCCTCTTTGCGGTCATCAATGAAAACTTTCAACTGCATGGTGCCGGAGGCATTGGATTGCATCTCATAGCCATCAAAACCACCGTCCGCGACCAGCTCCAGTCCTTCTGCAAATTCACGCTGCTCCCCCAGCGGCACACGCTCGCTAGGATGACGTAACTGAGAGACATTTTGAAGGCTCATGGGAGCTAGAAACACGCTTTGTCCTTTGTCAATGACACCACATTGTGGGCATCGAACATTATGGGTGATTTTTCACACATTGTCCACCCTTCATTTCCACATCTTTTCACTCTCAGAAACAATAAAACACTCAGGAGGAAAGAAAATGCACAAACGTTTGTTGCGAGGGTCTCTCGCTGTCTTATTTGCGACTTCAGTCAGCCACGGAGCTGAACTTCCGGATGGCAAAGCCACAGAGCATACCAAGCGGGAAAATCAAAAGTACCTGAAGATGCTGGATTTCAATGACAAGGAAGAATTCGAGCTTGCTCAGAAGGGATTTATAGCAACTTTGGATAATCCTTTGATCAAAGGTAAGGACGGCAAAACTGTCTTTAGCCTTGCCGCGTTTGACTTTGTCAAAGGGGATGCCGCGCCCGACACAACCAATCCAAGTCTATGGCGTCAATCTCAGCTGACTCGCATTCATGGCTTATTTAAAGTAACTGACAAAATTTATCAGATTCGTGGATTTGACCTGTCGAATATGACCTTGATCGAGGGGAAAACCGGATGGATTTTGATCGATCCTCTGCTATCCGCTGAAACTGCGGCGGCCGGCTTGAAGCTGGCAAATGATAAATTGGGACAGCGCCCGGTCAAGGCCGTCATCTACACCCATAGCCACGTGGACCATTTCGCGGGCGCTGGCGGTGTAATCACTGAAGCTGATGCGAAATCGAAAAAGGTTCAAGTCATTGCACCAGAAGGATTCATGGAAGAGGCCGTCAGTGAAAACCTCTATGCCGGAAATGCCATGGGACGCAGAGCTGACTACATGTACGGTCGAACTTTGCAAAACTCTCCGATTGGAAACTTGGGAACAGGATTGGGGCCTGGCACTGCCATCGGATCAACAACATTGATTCCACCAAACAAAACGATCACGAAAACCGGCGAGAAATTGACGGTCGACGGCGTGGAAATTGTTTTCCAGATGGCACCAGGAACTGAAGCGCCTTCAGAAATGCTCTTCTACTTCCCGCAGATGAAAGCACTTTGCCTCTCCGAGGATGCAACTTCCACCATGCATAATCTGTATACTCTGCGTGGCGCGAAAGTACGCAGCCCCGCGGTCTGGACAAACGCACTTTCTGAAACTCTGAGCATGTTTGGATCTAAAGCTGACGTCAGCTTTGCTTCCCATCACTGGCCACGCTGGGGTAACGCTAAAGTCGTGGAGCATATCTCAAAACAAAGAGACATGTACAAGTTCATCAACGATCAGACCTTGCGGCTGGCGAATCAAGGTTATGACGCCGAGGAAATTGCGGAGAAAATCAAACTTCCGGATACATTGGCAAAAGAATTTTACAATCGCGGATACTATGGCTCATTAAGCCACAACGTCAAAGCGACTTTCCAATTGTACTTGGGTTTTTACAACGGAAATCCGGCCACTCTTCACAAACATCCGCGCACGGAAGCAGCCAAGCGTTACGTAGCTGCGATAGGTGGCGCTTCGAAAGTTATGAAGGTCGGTCGTGAGGCGTTCGACAAGGGTGACTACCGCTGGACTGCTGAACTCGTGAATCATCTGGTTTATGCAGAGCCTAACAACAAAGAGGCGCGCCAACTTCAGGCGGCGGCTCTTGAGCAATTGGGCTTCCAGGCAGAGAGCGGTCCATGGAGAGACGTTTACCTTTCAGGAGCTGCTGAGCTGCGTGGACGGGTCCCTGGGGAAGCAACACCTTTCGTGGACACCCGCACTCTTCCATTGGCAATGCTGATCGACTATACAGGCATGCGTCTGAATCCTGAAAAGACAGCTGGCAAATCCATGAAAATTGGACTGGCACTTAACAATTCCAAGGAAAAACAAACGTTGGAACTAAACAACTCCGTCCTTCACGTAAGAAAAGCGATCCCGAACGAAAAACTGGATGCCACATACACCATGTCTTCCAGTGACTTTGGAGCTGTGCTTGGCGGAATGGAGTCATCGGCCGATTTACAAAAAAGCGGCAAGCTCAAATCCACTGGCAAAACCGGAGCACTTAACGAGCTCGTATCTATGCTGGACACATTTGATCACTCCTTCAATCTGATTGCTCCGGTGGTTGAAAAAACCGGCAAGAGCGATCACATGGCAAGTGCAGAAGCTTCGAACTAACAGGATCTGAAATACAAAAAAAAAGGACGGGCACCTACCCGTCCTTTTTTAATTCACAAAAACAACTGCACGTTCAAAGAGAACAGACGATCCCCGCCTGGATACAAATAAACATGTCCGTACTGAGTTGGGGCCTCCCGCCAGTATTTATTGTTCATCAGATTCTCCACCAGCAATTCTGACTGTAGCTGCACTCCATCCAATTTTAATTTGTAGCCAACACCTGCATCCCAGCGAATCCACCCCGGAATCAAAACAGAATTATCCGCAGTGACCGAACGCTCCCCTTCAAAGACTCCACGCCCCTTCAGCGACCACATGGAATTCAAGTGGTATTCGACACCAGAGCGCACAGTCTGCTTGGGCACGTTCACCGGAATTTTACTATTCAGATTTGCGGCAAGCACGCTGTCTTCGCGACGGGCCTCAAGCACCATGGCAGCCACATACCATTCACAACTCACGCACTTGCCCTGCAATTCAACTTCCACTCCCGAATGGCGATCGACACCATCAACCTGATAAAGTGGCGCCTGATCTGTCACCAATGGACGATGGATATCGAAGACTGCCACACTCCACTGAATCGTTTGGCCGCCACGCACACCGATCTCGTACTGACGGGAGCGCACATCCGGCAGATACTCGCCAGGATTGGCGTAAGTACTGCGATTCGGCACAACGTACGCTTCCATTCCTTCGGCATAGCTCGCGTATAGCAGTAGATCCTGCGACCACTGATAGGAAAGTGCCGCCCAGGGCAAAAGAAACGACTGATAATAATCCGTGCGACGACTGCCGTCCGTTCGCACGGAGCTTCGGTTCACCCCATTCCAACTGCCACCCAACCAGGCTGTCCATCTTCCAAGCTCCATCGCATCTGATGCCAGAAATTGCAGATTGGCAGAATCCCGATTGGTACTCTCATCATTCAAGGTCGGATTAGCTGGAACCTTTGCCGTTCCGTCGACATGCCCCTCCCCCACATAGTTATAAGCCTGACGTTGATAGCGTTCGCGGGTTTTCCAACCCAAAATCGCCGCATTCCACTTGTGTTTTATATTCTCGAACTGCACTTGCCCGGCAAATCCAGTGCGCACGGATTCGGTATCGCGAACTTCATTTTCGCTGCGATAGTCATAAAAATCAAAAGTCCCATCAGAACAATAACGGTCAAAGTTTCCGTCTTTGGTGCAACCATAGGGATACGCCAGGTAGTCATCATTTTTAAGAGCTTGCATTCCCGCGGATAAATTCCATTGCAGGTTTTCATGCACGGCCATGGAATACTGCACACTTCCAGTTAAAGCCCCAAACACCACGGGCTCACTCCAGGATTGGTTATTAAGATTGATGTTAGGATTCTGAACCTCGGGCAAAGCATCCCCCAGAAGACTCATGCCGGGTTGACTGGGTTGCGACCGCCTTGACCACTCAAGCTCCGCATCCAGCAAACCGTATTCACCAATTCGCACACTGATCGCGCCGGCCACTAAAGATCGACTGCCTTTTGCATGTTTTAAGTGTGGCGAGATATTTTCCTGAGCGAGATTAATCCGATAATCCGCGCGTGCGCCGGCGGCACCGCCAACATCAGCGGCCAGCAAAAGATTCCCCGAATCCGACAGATCAACAGAAACGTCTTTGATCTTTTTACCGGACTTCTTAACTTCGTAGTCGATAAATCCCCCTGGACTGCTGACACCGGATTGAACACCCGACAGGCCTTTAAGAATCAGGATGCCCGACTTGTTTTCCAAGGGAATGGAGGTCTCGGCACTGATGGGCAAACCGTTACGCCGAAAGTTACTGCGATTATCCAAGGTGTATCCGCGAATGGAGACCATGTCCCAGTAGCCCGTGGCATTGTAGCTGTCACTGAGAGAAGCTTCCAGTGTCGTCAGGTCCGCCAGACGAAGTACGCGGTTCTGCTTTAATTCCTGTTCGGAATAGTTCTGGGAACTGACCGGCACCTTTTGTAAATCCTCTGCAGGAAATCCCAAAAGCGAGGCATTGGCCTTAAAGGTATCGTCAATGACAACTGCTTCCAAAGTCGTTTGCGCCATGGCGGAATTGGCCAGCAGCATGAAGACGATCGCACTGATTAAATGTTTTGATTTTCCGAAGTGTTTTTTCATCGCATTTCCTTTGCTCAGGGAAATGCGCTAACTGTGAATAGATTCAGTTAATTAACGACTTCCCTGCGCGAGCATTATCTCTGTCAGGTTCAAAGGGTATTTCTCAGCCTTCTGCACTACGCAGAAAGCACCCCTAGCTTGTGGTGAGCTTTATGTCGGAAACACAAAGCCCCGTCAATTGTTATGTATTAAATTCTTTTTAGTGCGTCTTCGATATCGGAAATGATGTCTTTGGCATTCTCAAGACCAATACTTAAGCGAATCGCGCGTGGATCAATTTTACTCTCGCCACGTTTATCTTCAGGAATCGCTGAGTGAGTCATAAAACCCGGAACTTCGATCAGCGTCTTGGTCAGCCCCAAAGAAACCGCCAAAGTGATCGAATATGAATTTTGTGCGATATCATCGACAAACTTCTGACAGCGCTTCATATTCCCCTTAACGTTAAAGGAAATCATCGTGCCCGGGCAGAATTTGTTTTCCGGAGAAATCAAATATTTGCGTGCCAATTTATACTGCGGATGAGACTTCAAACCCGGATAGGTGACAGACTCCACCTTTGGATGTTTTTCCAGGAATTGCGCAACCTTCATTGCCGTCGCCTGCTGTTGCTCAAAACGAATCGCCTGGGTTGAGATACCATAAACCATAATGTGCCATGCAGAATAAGGATGAATGATCGCACCAAAATCCTTACGTGCAACACGCAACATGCCTTCAAAAGATTTTGGAGCAATCACGGCTCCACCCATTTCCGTACCAAAGCCAGAAATATTTTTGGTCAAACTTTGGATCACGAAATCCACTCCCCACTCGATAGGGCGCAGGGACCAAGGGGTTGCGAACGTGTTGTCCACCACCGTATAGATACGGTCATCCACTTTGCGTTTTTTATTTGCCGCTTTTACCAGAGCTGTGATTTTTGCCAGATCAGCGATTTCCAAAATCGGATTCGATACCGATTCAAAATAAATCACGCGTGTTTGCGGATTGCTAAGTTCCTTTTCAAGGACTTTCAAATTATTGACGTCAATCAAGGAGTGTTCGATCCCCAATCGCGGCAACCAGTTTGTGATCAGACTGTAAGTGCAACCATAAAGAGTTTTATGAGCCACCACACGCTGGCCACTTTTCATAAGAGTCATAAATGTCGAAGAAATGGCACCCATGCCGCTTCCGAACGTGACTGCACTTTCGCCTTTTTCCAAAACCGCCAATTGATCTTCCAGCATTTTGGTCGTTGGTTCCTCAAGACGATCATAGATCCAGATTGGCTTATCCTTGGTGTCACCCGCAAAGCTGCTAAAACCCTCTGCTCCACGAGTCAGTGAACCCAAGCGGAACGTCGTCGATGCCGTCATTGGTGGAATCAAATGGTGAGAAAACTCCCATGACTTGGAAAGGGCTTCTCCGTGAATGGCTTGTGTTCTTGGTGACAAATGTTTGCGCGCTGACTTTTTGGTCATGATTCCCCCGAGAGAATTCAAATAGAAATTCACTCGAAACTAGAGCACAGGTTCTAGGCTTGGGGTATATATGACTTCAAGCGGTAACGCCTCTGGCCAAGATTTAGCTCGCTTTGTCGGCAAGCAGACGCTGACAGCGATCCAGGATTGTGGCTCGTATGCGCTCACGGTGTTGAACGAATTCGGGCAACTTCGTGTTTTGCACGATCTTAAAGAGCTGCACCACCCGCAACAATTCAATTAGACGCGGTTTTTGCGGTCCCCGCGAAAGAGGATACTTCGGCATTTCCAGGTTTTCCTCCGCCGCTTCCATCACCGCCATTGTCCAGTCGATTTCAGTCTGCGTAAGATAAATCCCAGGGATCAACAACGGGCGTTCGCGATGCTCGGACTCTTCCTGTATCAGCTGCGCGCTCAACATACGCAGTTCACCCACGATGCGTGTCATTTCCGCGTCGTGATTTCTGCCATAAAGTTTAAAGACCGTCTTTTTCCAGGCCTCACAAAAATCATCGAAATCAATATTGGATGACTTTTCAAACAGCGGAGGGTGCGTGATGTAGTTGAGTGTTTTGGTAATGACATCCTCGGCAATAACCAGGCTCGTGTACTTGCCCCCTACGCGCAGCAAATGATGAGTCCAACTTGCCAGTGACGTCAAAGAGCGATTGTCAACCAGGCCATTTCTGAAGTTTAAGTGGAACTCCTCAAAAGTCACAGACGACATCGGAGCATCCAGCACCTTATCCATGGCGCTTTTTTTGCGGTCGTGCTTTGGCAGCTGATAAAACAAATTCAGTTTCTTCTGAAATTTCTCAAAGGTATCACTCCACAGATTTTCACTCTGACAGGATTTATAAAGTTGAAAAGCCTTTGCAGGACTGGGCTCGGCCTCATCCAGCAAGGAATTAATTCTTTCAACCAAAGTGCGTGGAAACGTGTGCCAAAGATCCTGAATCATAGATCTCAGTCTAATGGCAATGAAAGGGAATTTCTGAAATTTATATTTCGTCGAACTTTTTGACGGCCTGACTGCGACTCGCTTAAGTCGCAGCTCTGTGGCGGTAATCGCGGTACTCGGGCTTCCAGAAGTTTTTTTCAATGGAGGCCAGCAATTCCTCGTCAGTGGTAGTGATCGCCACTCCGTCGGATTGCGCGGCCTTCCCCACTTCGAATGCAATCTTGCGGGAAACTTCGGCAATATCCTTCAGCTCCGGCAACAAGGCCCCATTTCCATCGGTCGCCATCGGCGAACAACTCGCCAATGCTTCACTTGCTGCCATCAACATCAGGTCTGTCACACGACGGGCCCCTGAGGCAATAACACCCAAACCCACACCTGGGAAAATATAAGAGTTGTTACATTGAGCGATCGGAAAAATCCTGTCTCCGAAAGACACCGGAGCAAACGGACTTCCAGTTGCAACCAAAGCCGCCCCATCCGTCCAGCGAATAATATCCTCTGGCAGTGCTTCCACGCGGGAAGTTGGATTAGAAAGCGGCATCACGATCGGACGGGCACAGTTGGAGTGCATCAAACGAATGATCTCTTCTGTGAACAGTCCCGGTTGGGCGGAGGCACCGATCAAAACCGTCGGTTTTGCCAGACGAACCGTTTCTAAAAGTGAAATCTCACCTTCCCCTATGTTCCAACTTTGCAAACTTTCCGAGGACTGAACCAACGGAGCTTGGAAATCCAAAAGATTTGGCATTTTGTCAGTCAAAAGACCAAAACGATCCACCATGAAAACCCGGGCACGAGCATCGACCTCACTCAAACCTTCAAGCTTCATTCGGGCAATAATTTGCTCCGCGATTCCACATCCTGCAGACCCGGCGCCCAAAAAGACCACTCTTTGATCGCGAAGGTGTCCACCGGCTGCGTGACTTGCAGCGACCAGACTGCCGACCACAACTGCGGCCGTTCCCTGAATATCATCATTAAAGCAGCACAGCTCATCGCGATATCGCTTCAATAAAGGGGAGGCATTCTTCTGAGCGAAGTCTTCAAATTGCAAAAGAATATCGGGCCAGCGACGTTTTACCGCCTCAATAAAAGCATCCACAAAGGCATAGTACTCTTCACCCGAGATGCGCGGATGTTTCCAACCCATGTACAGTGGGTCATTGATCAGCTGTTGATTGTTTGTTCCGACATCAAGAACCACCGGCAGAGTGTAAGCCGGACTGACTCCACCGCAAGCGGTGTACAAGGAAAGCTTTCCAATAGGAATTCCCATGCCGCCAATGCCCTGATCACCCAAACCCAAAATTCTTTCCCCGTCTGTGACAACAATGACTTTTACTTTCTGTTTGGTGACGTTACGAAGCATTTCGTCAATTCGATCGCGATGGGAATAAGAAATAAACAAGCCCCGATGAGCACGGTAGATCTCGGAAAAATGCTCGCAGGCTTCACCGACAACCGGTGTGTAAATAACCGGCAGCATTTCAGTGATATGGTTTACGACCAGATGATAGAACAATGTTTCATTGGTATCTTGCAGATTGCGCAGAAACACATGGCGATCCAGGCTGTTTTTAATAACTTTAAACTGACTGTAGGCTCTGGCCGCCTGCTCACTGATTGTTTCAATCTGCTCTGGCAGCAGGCCGTGAAGATTCAGGTTGGATCGCTCTTCT
This is a stretch of genomic DNA from Bdellovibrio sp. GT3. It encodes these proteins:
- a CDS encoding alkyl/aryl-sulfatase, which encodes MHKRLLRGSLAVLFATSVSHGAELPDGKATEHTKRENQKYLKMLDFNDKEEFELAQKGFIATLDNPLIKGKDGKTVFSLAAFDFVKGDAAPDTTNPSLWRQSQLTRIHGLFKVTDKIYQIRGFDLSNMTLIEGKTGWILIDPLLSAETAAAGLKLANDKLGQRPVKAVIYTHSHVDHFAGAGGVITEADAKSKKVQVIAPEGFMEEAVSENLYAGNAMGRRADYMYGRTLQNSPIGNLGTGLGPGTAIGSTTLIPPNKTITKTGEKLTVDGVEIVFQMAPGTEAPSEMLFYFPQMKALCLSEDATSTMHNLYTLRGAKVRSPAVWTNALSETLSMFGSKADVSFASHHWPRWGNAKVVEHISKQRDMYKFINDQTLRLANQGYDAEEIAEKIKLPDTLAKEFYNRGYYGSLSHNVKATFQLYLGFYNGNPATLHKHPRTEAAKRYVAAIGGASKVMKVGREAFDKGDYRWTAELVNHLVYAEPNNKEARQLQAAALEQLGFQAESGPWRDVYLSGAAELRGRVPGEATPFVDTRTLPLAMLIDYTGMRLNPEKTAGKSMKIGLALNNSKEKQTLELNNSVLHVRKAIPNEKLDATYTMSSSDFGAVLGGMESSADLQKSGKLKSTGKTGALNELVSMLDTFDHSFNLIAPVVEKTGKSDHMASAEASN
- a CDS encoding TonB-dependent siderophore receptor, with the translated sequence MKKHFGKSKHLISAIVFMLLANSAMAQTTLEAVVIDDTFKANASLLGFPAEDLQKVPVSSQNYSEQELKQNRVLRLADLTTLEASLSDSYNATGYWDMVSIRGYTLDNRSNFRRNGLPISAETSIPLENKSGILILKGLSGVQSGVSSPGGFIDYEVKKSGKKIKDVSVDLSDSGNLLLAADVGGAAGARADYRINLAQENISPHLKHAKGSRSLVAGAISVRIGEYGLLDAELEWSRRSQPSQPGMSLLGDALPEVQNPNINLNNQSWSEPVVFGALTGSVQYSMAVHENLQWNLSAGMQALKNDDYLAYPYGCTKDGNFDRYCSDGTFDFYDYRSENEVRDTESVRTGFAGQVQFENIKHKWNAAILGWKTRERYQRQAYNYVGEGHVDGTAKVPANPTLNDESTNRDSANLQFLASDAMELGRWTAWLGGSWNGVNRSSVRTDGSRRTDYYQSFLLPWAALSYQWSQDLLLYASYAEGMEAYVVPNRSTYANPGEYLPDVRSRQYEIGVRGGQTIQWSVAVFDIHRPLVTDQAPLYQVDGVDRHSGVEVELQGKCVSCEWYVAAMVLEARREDSVLAANLNSKIPVNVPKQTVRSGVEYHLNSMWSLKGRGVFEGERSVTADNSVLIPGWIRWDAGVGYKLKLDGVQLQSELLVENLMNNKYWREAPTQYGHVYLYPGGDRLFSLNVQLFL
- a CDS encoding trans-sulfuration enzyme family protein, coding for MTKKSARKHLSPRTQAIHGEALSKSWEFSHHLIPPMTASTTFRLGSLTRGAEGFSSFAGDTKDKPIWIYDRLEEPTTKMLEDQLAVLEKGESAVTFGSGMGAISSTFMTLMKSGQRVVAHKTLYGCTYSLITNWLPRLGIEHSLIDVNNLKVLEKELSNPQTRVIYFESVSNPILEIADLAKITALVKAANKKRKVDDRIYTVVDNTFATPWSLRPIEWGVDFVIQSLTKNISGFGTEMGGAVIAPKSFEGMLRVARKDFGAIIHPYSAWHIMVYGISTQAIRFEQQQATAMKVAQFLEKHPKVESVTYPGLKSHPQYKLARKYLISPENKFCPGTMISFNVKGNMKRCQKFVDDIAQNSYSITLAVSLGLTKTLIEVPGFMTHSAIPEDKRGESKIDPRAIRLSIGLENAKDIISDIEDALKRI
- a CDS encoding NAD-dependent malic enzyme → MDSENSHNRPVYIPYSGTFLLDISLLNKGSAFSEEERSNLNLHGLLPEQIETISEQAARAYSQFKVIKNSLDRHVFLRNLQDTNETLFYHLVVNHITEMLPVIYTPVVGEACEHFSEIYRAHRGLFISYSHRDRIDEMLRNVTKQKVKVIVVTDGERILGLGDQGIGGMGIPIGKLSLYTACGGVSPAYTLPVVLDVGTNNQQLINDPLYMGWKHPRISGEEYYAFVDAFIEAVKRRWPDILLQFEDFAQKNASPLLKRYRDELCCFNDDIQGTAAVVVGSLVAASHAAGGHLRDQRVVFLGAGSAGCGIAEQIIARMKLEGLSEVDARARVFMVDRFGLLTDKMPNLLDFQAPLVQSSESLQSWNIGEGEISLLETVRLAKPTVLIGASAQPGLFTEEIIRLMHSNCARPIVMPLSNPTSRVEALPEDIIRWTDGAALVATGSPFAPVSFGDRIFPIAQCNNSYIFPGVGLGVIASGARRVTDLMLMAASEALASCSPMATDGNGALLPELKDIAEVSRKIAFEVGKAAQSDGVAITTTDEELLASIEKNFWKPEYRDYRHRAAT